AATTCGCCGCCAAGGAAACGCCGTTCCGGCTGACGCCGGGGGACGGGCTGTATGTCCCGGTCAAGGCGCCGCATTGGGTCAAGAACGGCGCCCGGACGTCGATCTCCTTCTCGATCACCTGGCGTTCGGAATGGAGCTTCCACGAGGAATATGCCCATGGCTGCAACCGGCTGCTGCGGTCGATGGGGTTGAACCCCGCCGCCCCGCGCCGCTATCCTGACGGAAATCGGTGGAAATCGACCGCCTATCGCGCCCTTCGCCGGGCCGAAAGAGCGGTGAGGGGCGAGCGACATTGAAGCATGAAGTCCAGCAGCCGCGGCTCAGCGTCGCCATGGCCGTCTATAACAATGCGCCGTTCCTCGCCGAGGCGATCGAGAGCATCCTTGCGCAGACGATCGGCGATTTCGAGTTCCTGATCGTCAACGACGGATCGACCGACGGCTCGGGCGCGATCATCGATGGATACGCCGCGCGCGATCCGCGCATCCGCGCCATCCACCAGCCCAATCGCGGCCTCGTCGCCAGCCTCAACCACATGGTCGAGGAGGCGCGCGCGCCGCTGATCGCGCGCATGGACGGCGACGACATCTCGCTGCCGACCCGGTTGGAGCGCCAGCTCGCCTTCCTGGACGCCAATCCGGATTACGGGGTCGTCGGCACCAGCACCCACGATATCGACGAGCAGGGGCGGCTCTCCCCAAACGTCGATTTCCACCCACTCGACCATGACGCCTTCCTGGCCGCGCTCGAGACCGGGCCGTGGCTGTGCCACCCGTCGGTGATCATGCGCCGCGACGTGGTGCGGGCGGCGGGCGGCTATCGCGCGGCCTTCCGCCATTGCGAGGATTACGATCTCTGGCTGCGCCTGTCGGAGACGACCAAGCTGTGCACGCTCCCCGACCGGCTGTTCCACTATCGCCGCTCGCCCACCCAGGTGAGCAGCGCCCATGTCCTCGAGCAATTGACCGGGGCCGCGATCGCCTATGCCGCGCATTGCGAGCGCGAAGCCGGCCGGC
This portion of the Sphingomonas sp. LY54 genome encodes:
- a CDS encoding glycosyltransferase family 2 protein, which gives rise to MKHEVQQPRLSVAMAVYNNAPFLAEAIESILAQTIGDFEFLIVNDGSTDGSGAIIDGYAARDPRIRAIHQPNRGLVASLNHMVEEARAPLIARMDGDDISLPTRLERQLAFLDANPDYGVVGTSTHDIDEQGRLSPNVDFHPLDHDAFLAALETGPWLCHPSVIMRRDVVRAAGGYRAAFRHCEDYDLWLRLSETTKLCTLPDRLFHYRRSPTQVSSAHVLEQLTGAAIAYAAHCEREAGRPDPTEGLERLPPIDRLDAVFGRGGVSREVRAKVAPNIVWSAGALRGDGFPLLLAHIEEGGDRAGLWRTALRLVKLGEPGRAARLALALAAA